In the Pseudothauera hydrothermalis genome, one interval contains:
- a CDS encoding thiamine pyrophosphate-dependent enzyme, whose translation MGAPLPAPAASRLFLSGNEAVARAVWEAGCKVAAAYPGTPSTEILEELAHYPDVYAEWSVNEKVSLEVALGASMMGARAFCAMKHVGLNVASDALMTMTVTGTAGGLVIAVADDVGMSSSQNEQDSRFWGRFAHLPVLEPADAQEAYAMTRVAFELAERHRCPVILRLTTRICHVKGRVEVGERVAVEPAGFTKDPRRWVMVPGNAKPRLPLMFEREAALAAEAETSELNPLFDGSDLSVGFVASGPAFMHVREAFPDAPVLKLGLSCPLPVHKIRAFAARVQHLVVVEETEPLVESELKAAGIACHGKDILPRLGELAPDVLRPAVARLFGGAAPAPAHVPAQQVFPRPPTMCVACPHLGVYYTLSQMRNLIISGDIGCYTLGAGHPWNALDTCISMGASMGMALGMDKGRGAADANKKVVAVIGDSTFLHMGMQGLLDITYNRGNVTVLLLDNRAVGMTGGQDNPATGRGIRGEPAPRVDFAMLCEALGVARERIRVVDPYQLPVLFKALREETKIEEPSVIITNRPCVLIDHYQPAKPYRVLEERCTGCGNCVDVGCPAIHVIRRETEVKPSGKEVALSFVRIETAACTGCGLCVQPCAPEAIVCAEAPQPVQFLRKQ comes from the coding sequence ATGGGAGCACCTTTGCCCGCGCCGGCTGCCAGCCGGCTGTTTCTCTCGGGTAACGAAGCGGTCGCGCGTGCGGTGTGGGAGGCTGGCTGCAAGGTGGCCGCCGCCTATCCGGGCACGCCATCGACCGAGATCCTGGAAGAACTCGCGCACTACCCCGATGTGTATGCCGAGTGGTCGGTCAACGAGAAAGTCTCGTTGGAAGTGGCCTTGGGTGCCTCGATGATGGGTGCGCGCGCTTTCTGCGCGATGAAGCACGTCGGCCTCAACGTGGCCTCCGATGCGCTCATGACCATGACCGTGACCGGCACCGCAGGCGGGCTGGTGATCGCGGTGGCCGACGATGTGGGCATGTCCTCGTCGCAAAACGAGCAAGATTCACGCTTCTGGGGCCGTTTTGCCCATTTGCCGGTGCTGGAGCCGGCCGACGCGCAGGAGGCTTACGCGATGACCCGCGTGGCCTTTGAGCTGGCCGAGCGCCACCGCTGCCCGGTGATTCTGCGTCTGACGACTCGCATCTGCCACGTCAAGGGCCGTGTCGAGGTCGGCGAGCGGGTCGCCGTGGAGCCGGCCGGCTTCACCAAGGATCCGCGCCGCTGGGTGATGGTGCCGGGCAACGCCAAGCCGCGCCTGCCGCTGATGTTCGAACGCGAGGCGGCGCTGGCGGCCGAAGCCGAAACCTCCGAGCTCAACCCGCTGTTCGACGGCAGTGACCTTTCCGTGGGCTTCGTCGCCTCCGGCCCGGCCTTCATGCATGTGCGCGAAGCCTTCCCGGATGCGCCAGTGCTCAAGCTCGGCCTGTCCTGTCCGCTGCCGGTGCATAAAATCCGTGCGTTTGCCGCACGGGTGCAGCACCTGGTGGTGGTGGAGGAGACCGAGCCGCTGGTCGAATCCGAACTCAAGGCCGCCGGCATTGCCTGCCATGGCAAAGACATCCTGCCGCGTCTGGGCGAGCTTGCTCCCGATGTGCTGCGCCCGGCGGTGGCCCGCCTGTTTGGCGGCGCGGCCCCGGCTCCGGCGCATGTGCCGGCGCAGCAGGTCTTCCCGCGTCCGCCGACCATGTGCGTGGCCTGTCCGCATCTGGGGGTCTATTACACCCTGTCGCAGATGCGCAACCTCATCATCTCCGGCGACATCGGCTGCTACACCCTGGGCGCCGGCCATCCGTGGAACGCGTTGGATACCTGTATTTCCATGGGGGCCTCGATGGGCATGGCACTGGGCATGGACAAGGGCAGGGGGGCGGCCGACGCCAACAAGAAAGTGGTGGCGGTGATCGGCGATTCCACCTTTCTGCACATGGGCATGCAGGGCCTGCTCGACATCACCTACAACCGCGGCAACGTCACCGTTCTGTTGCTCGACAACCGCGCGGTGGGCATGACCGGCGGCCAGGACAACCCCGCAACCGGCCGCGGCATCCGTGGTGAACCAGCGCCACGGGTAGATTTTGCCATGCTGTGCGAGGCGCTCGGGGTGGCGCGCGAGCGTATCCGCGTGGTCGATCCTTATCAGTTGCCGGTCTTGTTCAAAGCGTTACGCGAGGAGACCAAGATCGAGGAACCGTCGGTCATCATCACCAACCGCCCCTGTGTGCTGATTGACCACTACCAGCCTGCCAAGCCTTATCGGGTGCTGGAGGAACGTTGCACCGGCTGCGGCAATTGTGTGGATGTGGGCTGTCCGGCCATCCACGTCATCCGGCGTGAAACCGAGGTGAAACCCTCGGGCAAAGAGGTGGCGCTGTCTTTCGTGCGCATCGAAACCGCAGCTTGCACCGGTTGCGGCCTGTGTGTGCAGCCCTGTGCGCCGGAGGCCATTGTCTGCGCCGAAGCGCCGCAACCGGTGCAGTTTCTGCGCAAGCAATAA
- a CDS encoding indolepyruvate oxidoreductase subunit beta, which yields MARHKTTNILVCGIGGQGVMTATEILAEAALSLGFDVKKTEVAGMSQRGGVVTSHLRFGERVLSPQIVPGEADLLVGFEAAETLRWAHMLRPGAVALMNVGRLVPPVVNIGLFDYPDDPVAEMRALGLTVHAFDASALALKLGDIRLGNTVMLGAMADRLPFPAEVLRQAVLARFASRKPQWVAVNREAFELGRRAVAEAALAGSTASW from the coding sequence ATGGCACGCCACAAAACGACCAATATCCTAGTCTGCGGCATCGGCGGGCAGGGTGTGATGACCGCCACCGAGATCCTTGCCGAAGCTGCGCTATCGCTCGGTTTCGATGTCAAAAAAACCGAGGTGGCCGGCATGAGCCAGCGCGGCGGGGTGGTGACGTCGCATCTACGCTTTGGCGAGCGGGTGTTGTCACCGCAGATCGTGCCGGGCGAAGCGGACCTGCTGGTCGGCTTCGAGGCGGCCGAAACGCTGCGCTGGGCGCACATGCTGCGCCCCGGCGCGGTGGCGCTGATGAATGTCGGCCGCCTGGTGCCGCCGGTGGTCAACATCGGTCTGTTCGACTACCCGGACGATCCGGTGGCCGAGATGCGCGCCCTGGGACTGACGGTGCATGCCTTCGATGCCAGCGCGCTGGCGCTGAAACTGGGCGACATCCGCCTGGGCAACACCGTGATGCTGGGCGCGATGGCCGATCGCCTGCCTTTTCCCGCAGAAGTGCTGCGCCAGGCGGTGCTGGCGCGCTTTGCCAGCCGCAAGCCGCAATGGGTGGCGGTCAACCGGGAGGCGTTTGAACTGGGACGGCGCGCGGTGGCCGAGGCAGCGCTGGCAGGATCGACCGCGAGCTGGTGA
- a CDS encoding integrase core domain-containing protein yields MRVQHIGYGARGFYRIAGLGRRWDMTPQDAQRRLQILHFLDEHGLEAPLDAFGVSSRTLYRWKATLKAQGGNPAALAAQSSAPKQRRTPQTDARLVAENRRLRTLYPKLVKAKLDVLLAPWCVQHGITLASVSTLGRIIARAPDKMRQTLARLNSLGQRKPLRRNLKPRKPQNANSSPLEVLASDTIERIRDGLRRYIVTFIDPVSYFAFAWATPSKHARHTARALQWDLTVLPQTPKTPKMNAHAERFNRTIQESFVDYHEDLLFTDLALFNQKLADSLVFYDTQRPHHCLGQKSPLSFLIQHQPECQRCWTHTPVQGYRIRKCRRR; encoded by the coding sequence ATGCGAGTACAGCACATCGGATACGGCGCTCGGGGGTTTTACCGGATAGCCGGTTTGGGGCGTCGTTGGGACATGACGCCCCAAGATGCCCAACGAAGACTGCAAATCCTGCATTTTCTCGACGAACACGGACTTGAAGCCCCCCTCGATGCCTTTGGCGTGTCGAGCCGCACGCTCTACCGCTGGAAGGCGACCCTCAAGGCCCAAGGCGGAAACCCTGCGGCGCTGGCGGCCCAGTCTAGCGCTCCCAAGCAGCGCAGAACGCCCCAAACCGATGCGCGCCTGGTGGCCGAGAACCGGCGGCTGCGCACCCTCTACCCCAAGCTGGTCAAAGCCAAGCTCGACGTGCTGCTTGCCCCGTGGTGCGTCCAGCACGGCATCACGCTTGCCAGCGTCTCCACCCTCGGCCGCATCATTGCCCGTGCGCCCGACAAGATGCGCCAGACACTGGCGCGCCTGAACAGCCTTGGCCAACGCAAACCCTTACGACGCAACCTCAAACCCAGAAAACCCCAAAATGCCAACTCCAGCCCCCTGGAAGTGTTGGCCAGCGACACCATCGAACGTATCCGCGACGGACTTCGTCGTTATATCGTCACCTTCATCGATCCCGTCTCCTACTTCGCTTTCGCTTGGGCTACCCCCTCAAAGCATGCCCGACACACCGCCCGCGCCCTGCAGTGGGACCTCACTGTGCTGCCCCAAACCCCCAAGACGCCCAAAATGAACGCCCACGCCGAGCGCTTCAACCGCACGATCCAGGAGTCTTTCGTCGACTATCACGAAGACCTGCTCTTCACCGATCTTGCCCTCTTCAACCAAAAACTCGCCGACTCGCTCGTCTTCTACGACACCCAACGCCCGCACCACTGTCTCGGCCAAAAATCCCCGCTATCCTTCCTCATCCAACATCAACCCGAGTGCCAAAGGTGCTGGACCCATACACCTGTTCAGGGCTATCGCATACGCAAATGTCGTAGACGCTGA
- the purE gene encoding 5-(carboxyamino)imidazole ribonucleotide mutase — MSATPIVGIIMGSNSDWPTMKAAALVLEEFGVPFEARVVSAHRTPDLMFAYAESARDRGLKAIIAGAGGAAHLPGMVAAKTTVPVLGVPVQSKALSGQDSLLSIVQMPKGIPVATFAIGEAGAANAGLFAVALLANNDAALADKLQAFRTRQTQAVLDMTLD, encoded by the coding sequence ATGAGTGCAACTCCGATCGTTGGCATCATCATGGGCTCCAACTCCGACTGGCCCACGATGAAGGCGGCCGCCCTGGTGCTGGAAGAATTCGGCGTGCCCTTCGAGGCGCGCGTGGTTTCCGCCCACCGCACCCCCGATCTGATGTTCGCGTATGCCGAGTCCGCGCGTGATCGCGGCCTCAAGGCCATCATCGCCGGTGCCGGTGGCGCGGCCCACCTGCCGGGCATGGTCGCTGCCAAAACCACCGTGCCGGTGCTGGGCGTGCCGGTACAATCCAAGGCGCTTTCCGGTCAGGATTCGCTGCTTTCCATCGTGCAGATGCCCAAGGGTATCCCGGTCGCCACCTTTGCCATTGGCGAGGCGGGGGCGGCCAATGCCGGCCTGTTTGCGGTGGCGCTGCTCGCCAACAATGATGCGGCGCTGGCGGATAAGCTCCAAGCGTTTCGCACCCGTCAGACCCAGGCGGTGCTGGACATGACCCTGGATTGA
- a CDS encoding ISAs1 family transposase: MIVMALCAVLCGADTWVDVAEWAEDNEDWLKKYLVLAHGTPSHDTFGRVFRILDAKVFEACFRQWIAGIVGVVGGVVATDGKTACGSQDGQNTALHTLSAYATACGLCLGQEGTRGKGNEIPAIQALLDTLYLKGCIVTIDAIGCQTEIARKIVERGGEYLLAVKDNQKTLADALREFFADGVANGFGKLPVSAFSTLEKDHGRIETRKALWVTNLSWLDKPIREHWPKLSGVGMIERTREVNGKTSTERVFYLGSKGIADAETFAKAARSHWGIENSLHWVLDVTFREDECRVRKGHAPQNFSALRKLALALLRTDQTYPKRSLHSRRKTANRLPNYRASLLKLLPRG; this comes from the coding sequence ATGATCGTCATGGCGCTCTGTGCCGTGCTGTGCGGGGCGGACACCTGGGTGGATGTGGCCGAATGGGCCGAGGACAACGAAGACTGGCTCAAGAAGTATCTGGTGCTGGCGCATGGCACCCCCTCGCACGACACCTTTGGTCGGGTGTTTCGGATACTCGACGCCAAAGTGTTCGAAGCCTGTTTTCGGCAATGGATTGCCGGCATCGTGGGAGTGGTCGGCGGGGTGGTGGCGACTGACGGCAAGACGGCCTGCGGCTCGCAGGACGGACAGAACACGGCGCTGCATACGCTTTCTGCCTACGCCACGGCCTGTGGCCTGTGCCTGGGACAGGAAGGCACGCGCGGCAAGGGGAACGAGATACCCGCCATCCAGGCCCTGCTCGATACCCTTTACCTCAAAGGCTGCATCGTCACCATCGATGCCATCGGCTGCCAGACGGAAATCGCCCGGAAGATCGTCGAGCGGGGCGGCGAGTATCTGCTGGCGGTCAAAGACAACCAGAAGACCCTGGCCGATGCCCTGCGGGAGTTCTTCGCCGATGGAGTGGCGAACGGCTTCGGCAAGCTGCCGGTGAGCGCCTTCTCGACGCTCGAGAAGGATCATGGCCGGATCGAAACCCGCAAGGCCCTGTGGGTGACAAACCTCTCCTGGCTGGACAAGCCAATCCGGGAACATTGGCCCAAGCTCTCTGGGGTGGGGATGATCGAGCGCACGCGGGAAGTCAATGGCAAGACATCCACCGAGCGGGTGTTTTATCTCGGCAGCAAGGGCATTGCCGATGCCGAAACCTTCGCCAAAGCTGCGCGCAGCCATTGGGGAATTGAAAACAGCCTGCATTGGGTGCTCGACGTCACCTTCCGGGAGGATGAGTGCCGGGTGCGCAAGGGCCATGCCCCACAGAACTTCTCGGCGCTCCGCAAACTCGCTCTCGCCCTGCTGCGCACAGACCAAACCTACCCCAAGCGCAGCTTGCACTCCCGGCGCAAAACCGCTAATCGCCTCCCCAATTACCGCGCTTCACTACTCAAGCTCCTGCCCAGGGGGTAA
- a CDS encoding L-threonylcarbamoyladenylate synthase produces the protein MNDIARAVELLKAGELVGIPTETVYGLGADAANPAAVAKIFTAKGRPADHPLIVHIPGANHLECWAVDIPDLAYELAEDFWPGPLTLILKRAPGVPDAVTGGQDTVGLRVPGHPVALELLREFAATGGSGGIAAPSANRFGRISPTTADHVREELGDAVSLVLDGGPCRVGIESTILDLSTGTPVLLRPGHITPAAIQAACGALPAAPTAAAPRASGTLEAHYAPATPMRRVEGSRLPELLDAMQHSGRRCGVLAHSQPPQSGMPHVWKMLPAEPVAYAHDLYAALRELDHAGVDLIVVEAIPDSPAWQAVGDRLRRALAGAGA, from the coding sequence ATGAATGACATTGCCCGCGCCGTCGAATTGCTGAAGGCCGGCGAGCTGGTCGGCATTCCGACCGAGACGGTCTACGGCCTCGGCGCCGACGCCGCCAACCCGGCGGCCGTGGCGAAGATATTCACCGCCAAGGGCCGCCCGGCCGACCATCCGCTGATCGTGCACATCCCCGGCGCCAATCATCTGGAGTGCTGGGCCGTCGACATTCCCGATCTCGCCTATGAACTGGCCGAAGACTTCTGGCCCGGCCCGCTGACGCTGATCCTCAAACGCGCCCCCGGCGTGCCGGATGCCGTGACCGGCGGCCAAGATACCGTCGGCCTGCGCGTGCCGGGGCATCCGGTGGCGCTCGAGCTGTTGCGCGAATTTGCGGCCACCGGCGGCAGTGGTGGCATCGCTGCGCCGTCGGCCAACCGCTTCGGCCGCATCAGCCCGACCACGGCCGATCATGTACGCGAGGAGTTGGGCGACGCCGTGTCCCTGGTGCTCGATGGCGGGCCATGCAGGGTCGGCATCGAATCGACCATCCTCGATCTTTCCACCGGCACGCCGGTGCTGCTGCGTCCCGGCCATATCACCCCGGCGGCGATCCAGGCTGCCTGCGGCGCACTGCCGGCCGCGCCCACCGCCGCCGCACCGCGTGCCTCCGGCACGCTGGAGGCGCATTATGCACCGGCAACGCCTATGCGCCGTGTCGAAGGCAGCCGTCTGCCCGAACTGCTCGATGCGATGCAGCACAGTGGCCGGCGTTGCGGGGTGCTTGCGCACAGCCAGCCGCCGCAGTCGGGGATGCCTCATGTGTGGAAAATGCTGCCGGCCGAGCCGGTCGCCTACGCGCACGACCTCTATGCGGCCCTGCGCGAACTCGACCACGCTGGGGTCGACCTGATCGTCGTCGAAGCGATACCCGATTCGCCGGCCTGGCAGGCGGTTGGCGACCGTCTGCGGCGTGCGCTGGCCGGCGCCGGCGCCTGA
- the folD gene encoding bifunctional methylenetetrahydrofolate dehydrogenase/methenyltetrahydrofolate cyclohydrolase FolD, with protein sequence MTARIIDGKALAEQVRSQIAQRAAALAARGEQPCLAVLLVGADPASTVYVRNKVTGCEKAGIRSLRFDFPANVAPEVVMAKLAELNADPTVHGILVQLPLPPQFNESEVLEAISVDKDVDGFHAENVGRLSQSREAFIPCTPHGVMKMLESAGVPLVGAEAVVIGRSNIVGKPMAMLLTNAGATVTVCHSKTRDLAFHTRRADILVAAVGKPRLVTGDMIKPGAVVIDVGINRLTDGPDAGKLCGDVDFDSVLPVAGAITPVPGGVGPMTITMLLENTVISAERAARRKGL encoded by the coding sequence ATGACGGCACGCATCATCGACGGCAAGGCCCTGGCAGAACAGGTGCGCAGCCAGATTGCCCAGCGCGCTGCGGCGCTTGCGGCCCGCGGCGAGCAACCCTGTCTGGCTGTGCTGCTGGTTGGCGCGGACCCTGCCTCCACGGTTTATGTGCGCAATAAAGTGACCGGCTGCGAAAAGGCTGGCATCCGCTCGCTGCGCTTTGACTTTCCCGCCAACGTCGCGCCGGAGGTGGTGATGGCCAAGCTGGCCGAGCTCAACGCCGATCCGACGGTGCACGGCATCCTGGTGCAATTGCCGCTGCCGCCACAGTTCAATGAATCCGAGGTGCTGGAAGCGATCAGCGTGGACAAAGACGTGGACGGCTTCCACGCCGAAAACGTCGGCCGCCTGTCGCAGAGCCGGGAAGCCTTCATCCCCTGCACCCCCCACGGCGTGATGAAAATGCTGGAGTCGGCCGGGGTGCCGTTGGTCGGTGCGGAAGCGGTGGTGATCGGCCGCTCCAACATCGTCGGCAAGCCAATGGCGATGCTGCTCACCAACGCCGGCGCCACGGTCACTGTCTGCCACTCCAAGACCCGCGATCTGGCCTTCCACACCCGCCGGGCGGACATCCTGGTGGCCGCGGTGGGCAAGCCGCGCTTGGTTACCGGCGACATGATCAAGCCGGGCGCGGTGGTCATCGACGTGGGCATCAATCGTCTCACCGACGGGCCGGATGCCGGCAAGCTGTGCGGCGACGTGGATTTCGACTCGGTGCTGCCGGTAGCCGGCGCCATCACCCCGGTGCCGGGCGGGGTGGGGCCGATGACCATCACCATGCTGCTGGAGAACACCGTAATTTCCGCCGAGCGTGCCGCGCGCCGCAAGGGACTTTGA
- a CDS encoding 4a-hydroxytetrahydrobiopterin dehydratase, translating to MEERCDLSTRHCVPCEGGVPALSVEAAQQLAGKLDGWVLVDAKIEKTFRFRNHHETMAFVNAVAWISHREDHHPELTVGYADCRVRYWTHAIGGLSENDFICAAKIDRLFSL from the coding sequence ATGGAAGAGCGTTGCGATCTATCTACCCGGCACTGCGTGCCATGCGAAGGGGGCGTGCCGGCGTTGAGCGTCGAGGCCGCGCAACAGCTTGCTGGCAAACTCGACGGCTGGGTGCTCGTCGATGCGAAAATCGAAAAAACCTTTCGCTTTCGCAACCACCACGAGACGATGGCGTTCGTGAATGCGGTGGCGTGGATATCGCATCGCGAGGATCACCACCCCGAACTCACCGTGGGCTACGCGGACTGCCGGGTGCGCTATTGGACGCACGCGATCGGCGGCCTCTCTGAAAACGATTTCATCTGCGCGGCCAAGATCGACCGCTTGTTCTCGCTTTAG
- a CDS encoding site-specific recombinase resolvase, with translation MNSALETFVPLQFKRKKGKLLVDGRESAHDVRIIEAVARAMHWHDLLDSGTFKSVVEIARAEGLMPTTVGRLLRLARLAPDIVEQLMRGCQPRRLTLLWLMRNDIPALWPEQRQMLERFR, from the coding sequence ATGAACAGCGCCCTGGAAACTTTCGTGCCTCTCCAATTCAAGCGGAAGAAGGGAAAACTTCTGGTCGACGGGAGGGAGTCCGCCCACGACGTCCGGATCATCGAGGCCGTTGCCCGGGCCATGCATTGGCACGACCTGCTCGACTCCGGCACCTTCAAGAGCGTGGTCGAGATCGCCCGGGCCGAAGGGTTGATGCCGACAACGGTGGGCCGACTGCTGCGGCTGGCGCGGTTGGCCCCCGACATCGTTGAACAGCTCATGAGGGGTTGCCAGCCTCGAAGGCTGACCCTGCTGTGGCTGATGCGAAACGACATCCCTGCGCTCTGGCCAGAGCAGCGTCAGATGCTTGAACGATTCCGGTAG
- a CDS encoding 5-(carboxyamino)imidazole ribonucleotide synthase — MILPPATLGMLGGGQLGRFFVSAAREMGYKVWVLDPDPHSPAGQIAERHLQAAYDDYTALGELAQGCAAITTEFENVPADALDYLAKFVTVRPSAAAVAVCQNRIAEKTFLRDSGLPHGAFAPVYSEDDIRNANAGLFPGILKVARFGYDGKGQAVVNDREAALAAFRAFKGETCILEQKLNLDYEVSVVLARDENGVVKCFPTAENSHRKGILDVSIVPARGSACLRDDAAEYAERIAEKLGYIGTLGVEFFVSRGQLYVNEMAPRPHNSGHYTIDACVTSQYEQQVRALCGLPLGDARAHSAAVMVNLLGDLWYAGEGYREPDWSKLAAIPNLKLHFYGKHRARHGRKMAHFTVIDNDLERALKTAMDARAAIGIKDE, encoded by the coding sequence ATGATCCTGCCTCCCGCCACCCTCGGTATGCTCGGCGGCGGCCAGCTTGGCCGCTTCTTCGTTTCCGCTGCCCGCGAGATGGGCTACAAGGTCTGGGTGCTCGATCCAGACCCGCACAGCCCGGCCGGCCAGATTGCCGAGCGCCACCTGCAGGCGGCCTACGACGATTACACGGCGCTCGGTGAGTTGGCGCAAGGCTGCGCGGCGATCACCACCGAGTTCGAGAACGTCCCGGCGGATGCGCTCGATTATCTGGCCAAGTTCGTCACCGTACGCCCATCGGCCGCGGCCGTTGCGGTGTGCCAGAACCGCATCGCCGAAAAAACCTTCCTGCGCGACAGCGGCCTGCCGCACGGCGCCTTCGCGCCGGTGTACTCGGAAGACGATATCCGTAACGCCAATGCCGGCCTCTTCCCCGGCATCCTCAAGGTCGCGCGCTTTGGTTACGACGGCAAGGGGCAGGCGGTGGTGAACGACCGCGAGGCCGCGCTCGCCGCCTTCCGCGCCTTCAAGGGCGAGACCTGCATCCTCGAACAGAAGCTCAACCTCGACTACGAAGTGTCGGTAGTGCTCGCGCGCGACGAGAATGGTGTCGTCAAATGCTTTCCGACCGCCGAGAACAGCCACCGCAAGGGCATCCTCGACGTTTCCATCGTGCCGGCGCGCGGCTCGGCCTGCCTGCGCGACGATGCCGCCGAGTATGCCGAGCGGATTGCCGAAAAGCTCGGCTACATCGGCACCCTCGGGGTCGAATTCTTCGTCAGCCGTGGCCAACTTTATGTGAACGAGATGGCACCGCGTCCGCACAACAGCGGCCACTACACGATCGATGCCTGCGTCACCAGCCAGTACGAGCAGCAGGTGCGTGCGCTGTGCGGCCTGCCGCTCGGCGATGCCCGGGCGCACTCGGCGGCGGTGATGGTGAATCTTCTCGGCGACCTCTGGTACGCGGGTGAGGGCTACCGCGAGCCGGATTGGTCGAAGCTTGCTGCCATCCCGAACCTGAAACTGCACTTCTACGGCAAGCACCGTGCGCGCCACGGCCGCAAGATGGCGCACTTCACGGTGATCGACAACGACCTCGAGCGTGCGTTGAAAACTGCGATGGATGCGCGTGCTGCCATCGGCATCAAGGATGAATGA
- a CDS encoding potassium/proton antiporter, whose translation MTSINAFLLLGGLLLFISVLASTLSARLGLPLLLLFLFVGMLAGEEGVGRIAFHDFSTAMLVGQLALAVILLDGGLRTRIETFRVALWPAAVLATWGVIGTALLLGLFATWLLDVHWSLALLLAAIVGSTDAAAVFSLLRNSGVRLNDRVKATLEIESGANDPMAILLVTVMVEVLLQPEAASAGRFLLLLVMQMGLGALAGVLGGWVLARLLARLRLAEGLYALLIVSGGLMIFSATNAIDGSGFLAIYLAGLIVGNRRCHATEHVLRVMDGLAWLAQAGMFLILGLLVTPSHLLDNAGHALAMALFLMLVARPLAVWLGLLPFHFARNEVAYISWVGLRGAVPIVLAIYPVMMGVPNSILLFDVAFAVVLVSLLVQGATVPMAARLFGVVVPPRDEPVDRLEVWVGETAALELLEYRVAAGSRAEGRQPDELLKEEGGDAVRCVAVVKQGKLVGHIAGVRLAPGDSVWLAAPDELAERLAKAFAAGGAGNELTPHAGFFGEFVVDPHCPAGELAAAYGFELREEEAGLPLAVMFRQRLARPPVVGDKISLGAFLLTVKEMDHGGRITQMGLKCPAPQRLF comes from the coding sequence ATGACCTCGATCAATGCTTTCCTTCTGCTCGGCGGCCTGCTGCTATTCATCAGCGTGCTAGCCAGCACGCTGTCCGCACGGCTTGGCTTGCCCTTGCTGTTGCTGTTCCTGTTCGTTGGCATGCTGGCCGGCGAAGAAGGCGTCGGCCGCATTGCCTTTCATGATTTTTCCACCGCCATGCTGGTCGGTCAGCTTGCTTTGGCGGTCATTCTGCTCGACGGCGGGCTGCGAACCCGCATCGAAACCTTCCGGGTGGCGTTATGGCCGGCCGCGGTGCTGGCCACCTGGGGGGTGATCGGCACCGCTTTGCTGCTGGGGCTCTTTGCCACCTGGCTTTTAGATGTGCATTGGAGCCTGGCCTTGCTGCTGGCGGCCATCGTCGGCTCCACCGATGCGGCGGCGGTGTTTTCGCTGTTGCGCAACAGCGGCGTGCGGCTCAACGACCGGGTCAAGGCCACGCTGGAAATCGAGTCCGGCGCCAACGATCCGATGGCCATTCTGCTGGTCACCGTCATGGTGGAAGTGTTGCTGCAGCCCGAAGCGGCCAGCGCAGGGCGTTTTTTGCTGCTGCTGGTCATGCAAATGGGCCTGGGGGCGCTTGCCGGGGTGCTCGGCGGCTGGGTGTTGGCGCGGCTGCTCGCCCGCCTGCGGCTGGCCGAAGGGCTGTATGCGCTGCTCATCGTCTCCGGCGGTCTGATGATTTTTTCGGCCACCAACGCCATCGACGGCAGCGGATTTTTGGCCATCTACCTGGCGGGCCTGATCGTCGGCAACAGGCGCTGCCACGCCACCGAACATGTGCTGCGGGTGATGGACGGTCTGGCCTGGCTGGCGCAAGCCGGTATGTTCCTGATCCTCGGCCTGCTGGTGACCCCTTCCCACCTGCTGGACAACGCCGGCCATGCGTTGGCGATGGCACTCTTTTTGATGCTGGTCGCCCGTCCGCTGGCGGTATGGTTGGGTCTGCTGCCTTTTCATTTTGCCCGCAATGAGGTGGCCTATATCTCCTGGGTGGGTCTGCGCGGTGCGGTACCGATTGTGCTGGCCATCTACCCGGTGATGATGGGGGTGCCCAATTCCATTTTGCTGTTCGACGTGGCCTTTGCGGTGGTGTTGGTGTCGCTGCTGGTGCAGGGGGCGACGGTGCCGATGGCCGCCCGGTTGTTTGGCGTGGTGGTGCCGCCGCGCGACGAGCCGGTGGATCGCTTAGAGGTTTGGGTGGGCGAAACCGCCGCGCTGGAACTGCTGGAGTACCGTGTCGCCGCCGGTTCCCGTGCGGAAGGTCGACAGCCGGATGAGCTGCTCAAAGAAGAAGGCGGCGATGCGGTGCGCTGTGTGGCGGTGGTCAAGCAGGGCAAGTTGGTGGGCCATATCGCGGGTGTCCGTTTGGCGCCGGGGGATTCGGTATGGTTGGCCGCGCCCGATGAGTTGGCCGAGCGCCTGGCCAAAGCCTTCGCCGCTGGCGGCGCGGGCAATGAACTGACGCCGCACGCCGGATTCTTTGGCGAATTCGTGGTCGATCCGCACTGCCCGGCGGGCGAGCTGGCCGCGGCCTACGGGTTTGAGTTGCGCGAAGAGGAAGCCGGGTTGCCGTTGGCGGTCATGTTCCGCCAGCGCCTGGCGCGTCCGCCGGTGGTGGGCGACAAGATCAGCCTGGGGGCGTTCCTGCTCACGGTCAAAGAGATGGATCACGGCGGGCGCATCACCCAGATGGGCCTCAAGTGCCCAGCCCCGCAGCGGCTGTTCTGA